From the genome of Daphnia pulicaria isolate SC F1-1A chromosome 5, SC_F0-13Bv2, whole genome shotgun sequence:
AGAGTTTGCGGATCTTAGAAGCACGCTTGGGACCCAATCGCTTAGGCACAGTAACATCGGTCAAGCCGGGGATTTCCTAGAGAATCATACGTTTAGTTACGAGTGTGAAGTATTGGTCAATGGACAAAACATACCTGTTCACCCTTcttgacaacaacaactgccaAGACAGACAAGTTAGCATCAACGATGCATCCCCTGACTGACTTACGCCTCCTTTCACCAGTACGTCTCTCACGGAAGCAGGAATGCCCTTTGGAGAACAAAAGTCGCACACGACCTGgaataaacaagaaatttaAGATTAATTTTTGGTTAATGATGCAAGTTGATTCAATGAAGAATTACACTAACTGTCTCATCCGTACACTGAGGAAATATCACAATTTCAAAGACCCCAAATTATAGACGAAGTCATTCTACCACACTTTAATACTTCCAAACACAGCATTTAATCTGTGTCTGTAATGGGAGAGTGGATACAGATAATAGAGCAAGAATGGAAATAGTACCTGTGGTGAGGATACCCTGCTTCATGGGGAATCCTTGTTTGTCGTTGCCACCAGCAACTCTGAATACATATCCCTTCCACTCATCTCCAAGACCATCAGCCTCAACTTCGGCACCCATACGCTTCTCGTAGAAGATTCGAACTTTACGTTCATCTTCAATGTCGATCAACTTCTGTGCCCCAGTGGCGGGGTAACTGATGTTCAACTACGAGGAATAAACAAAAGATTAGTCCTGAAATCAcgctttctaaaaaaaaaaattgcttaaataaaaagagactTTACAAAGCTTCAAGTGAAACACTGAAACATTGACAAGCACTAAACTGTCATGATATTCCACCAGAGACGTGTGTGTTAGCCCGGTACACAAGAATAGGGTTTAACACATCGGAATAAATCTATAGCATCGGTTAC
Proteins encoded in this window:
- the LOC124341284 gene encoding 40S ribosomal protein S6-like, with translation MKLNISYPATGAQKLIDIEDERKVRIFYEKRMGAEVEADGLGDEWKGYVFRVAGGNDKQGFPMKQGILTTGRVRLLFSKGHSCFRERRTGERRRKSVRGCIVDANLSVLAVVVVKKGEQEIPGLTDVTVPKRLGPKRASKIRKLFNLAKEDDVRQYVIKRPLPKKEGKKQRFRSPKIQRLVTPVVLQRKRHRMALKKKRVVNRREQAAEYARLLALRTKEAKVKRAEEVKRRRSRSASKSSVGTQ